In Pirellulales bacterium, a single genomic region encodes these proteins:
- a CDS encoding prolipoprotein diacylglyceryl transferase family protein gives MLQTLFYIPDHLFGIPLFGPLGLLFIIWAVIAVIVLGRLVYRQGISGDVLSAMGMLALVGAAICFYLPSLLIKDAGLPIRGYGVMVLLGVVAGVWLAVRRARKRGIDVELIFNLALWLFIGGIIGARLFYVFEYWGQQFYRTDSHGQFDFAGTLKAALNIAQGGLVIYGALIGGGVAGLLFWLRHRNQPMLRIADVIAPSMALGLGIGRIGCFLNGCCFGSVAEDLPWAVKFPEQSPPYMRQIENGQLYLHGLAFRGKPDKAGATISAVEPDSDADKAGLQADEKIVQIYEQPTSDAKSQVLLYPKADPEKTGQAADAEPDATLGAAERALMAIKGEGTKIVVYTEDREKPVVWAITRPNDLPAKSLPVHPTQLYSALDAVLLCLLLLAFDPFRRRDGEVLALMLTVHPIARFLLESIRTDEPKMIPLPFGTASLTISQFLSVMMFVGAIGLWAFLILRRPRLDGSDLPEEGLDSTGADGDIPPAVA, from the coding sequence ATGCTCCAAACCCTCTTCTACATCCCCGATCATCTGTTCGGCATTCCCCTGTTCGGTCCGCTCGGACTGCTATTCATCATTTGGGCGGTGATCGCCGTGATTGTTCTGGGCCGGCTCGTCTACCGGCAAGGCATCAGCGGCGACGTGCTGAGCGCGATGGGGATGCTTGCGCTCGTGGGCGCCGCGATTTGCTTTTATCTGCCGAGCCTGCTAATCAAAGACGCCGGTCTGCCGATCCGCGGCTACGGCGTGATGGTGCTGCTCGGCGTGGTGGCGGGCGTGTGGCTCGCCGTGCGCCGGGCGAGAAAGCGCGGTATCGACGTCGAACTCATCTTCAATCTGGCCCTCTGGCTGTTTATCGGCGGGATCATCGGCGCCCGGTTGTTTTACGTGTTCGAGTATTGGGGCCAACAGTTCTATCGCACGGATTCACATGGCCAATTCGATTTCGCCGGCACGCTCAAGGCCGCGCTCAACATCGCCCAAGGAGGCCTGGTGATCTACGGAGCGCTGATCGGCGGCGGCGTGGCCGGTCTGCTGTTCTGGCTCCGGCACCGCAATCAGCCGATGCTCCGAATTGCCGACGTCATCGCCCCCAGCATGGCGCTCGGCCTCGGCATCGGGCGGATCGGCTGCTTTCTGAACGGCTGCTGCTTCGGCAGCGTGGCCGAAGACTTGCCCTGGGCCGTGAAATTCCCCGAGCAATCGCCTCCGTACATGCGGCAGATCGAAAACGGTCAGCTCTATCTGCACGGACTGGCGTTTCGCGGCAAGCCGGACAAGGCCGGTGCGACAATCTCCGCCGTCGAGCCCGATTCCGACGCGGACAAGGCCGGACTGCAAGCCGATGAGAAGATCGTACAGATATACGAGCAGCCGACGAGCGACGCGAAATCGCAAGTCTTGCTCTATCCCAAAGCCGATCCTGAAAAGACCGGGCAAGCCGCCGACGCGGAGCCCGACGCCACGCTGGGCGCCGCCGAGCGAGCATTGATGGCGATCAAGGGAGAAGGGACCAAGATCGTCGTCTACACGGAAGACCGCGAGAAGCCGGTCGTGTGGGCGATTACGCGGCCCAACGATCTCCCGGCCAAGAGCCTGCCCGTGCATCCGACGCAGCTCTACAGCGCGCTGGACGCCGTGCTTCTTTGCCTATTGCTGTTGGCGTTTGACCCGTTCCGCCGGCGGGATGGGGAGGTGCTGGCGCTGATGCTCACGGTGCATCCGATCGCGCGTTTCTTGTTGGAATCCATCCGGACCGACGAACCGAAGATGATTCCATTGCCGTTCGGCACGGCGTCGCTGACCATATCGCAGTTTTTGAGCGTAATGATGTTTGTGGGGGCGATTGGGTTGTGGGCGTTCCTGATTCTCCGCCGGCCACGGCTGGACGGGAGCGATTTGCCGGAGGAGGGACTGGATTCGACGGGAGCCGACGGCGATATTCCCCCCGCCGTCGCCTGA
- a CDS encoding sigma-70 family RNA polymerase sigma factor: MNDDAQLIDDALAGQSVAFGQLVTKYQDRLYNALVHVIGSADEARDVAQDAFVQAFVKLASFHRASAFYTWLYRIAFNLAISRRRRWKPMVSVEQTREASGREPIARDGAPSERLERQERVGQVQAALAAMSEEHRTVLVLREMDGLCYDTIAEVLELPVGTVRSRLHRARLELREQLKEVLQEEEL, from the coding sequence GTGAACGACGACGCTCAACTCATCGACGACGCCTTGGCTGGCCAATCGGTGGCGTTTGGGCAGTTGGTGACCAAGTATCAAGACCGCTTGTACAACGCGCTAGTCCACGTGATCGGTTCGGCTGATGAAGCCCGCGACGTGGCCCAAGACGCGTTTGTCCAGGCGTTCGTGAAACTGGCCTCGTTTCATCGCGCTTCAGCGTTTTATACGTGGCTCTATCGCATCGCATTTAACTTGGCGATCAGCCGGCGGCGCAGGTGGAAGCCGATGGTTTCGGTCGAACAGACGCGCGAAGCGTCGGGGCGGGAACCGATCGCCCGCGATGGGGCGCCCTCTGAGCGATTGGAACGGCAGGAGCGCGTCGGCCAGGTGCAAGCCGCTCTGGCCGCCATGAGCGAAGAACATCGGACCGTGTTGGTGCTGCGCGAGATGGACGGCCTGTGCTACGACACGATCGCCGAGGTCCTCGAGCTGCCGGTCGGCACCGTGCGGAGCCGGCTGCACAGGGCCCGATTGGAACTGCGCGAGCAGTTGAAGGAAGTCCTCCAGGAAGAAGAACTTTGA
- a CDS encoding CDGSH iron-sulfur domain-containing protein, translated as MAEIRIRLRPNGPMVIEAVGPLEGMLQITDHQGNPFPIPANKPVVALCRCGHSANKPFCDGAHKTCGFLAEELAPAPAPPV; from the coding sequence ATGGCCGAGATAAGAATTCGCTTGCGACCCAACGGACCGATGGTGATCGAGGCCGTGGGACCGCTCGAGGGGATGCTGCAGATCACCGACCATCAAGGGAATCCGTTTCCGATTCCCGCCAATAAACCGGTGGTGGCGCTGTGCCGCTGCGGCCATTCGGCGAATAAGCCGTTCTGCGACGGCGCGCACAAGACCTGCGGATTCCTGGCGGAAGAACTGGCCCCAGCGCCCGCCCCGCCGGTCTGA